Genomic DNA from Ruminococcus sp. OA3:
AATACCGTACAGCCAAATGTCCCCTCTGAGACCGCCTTTCTGGCATCATCGTTGGCATCGATTCCACAGTTGATAATGCCTGTCACTCCGGCAGCCTGTTCTGCCTGCAGTGCGCCCATTGCCATTTCATCATTGGCCGCGACGATGACATCAATTTTGTCCCCATACTGAACCATCCAGTCCTCCGTGATATCCATTGCCTTATCTCTCAGATATTCCCCTTCCAGGCTTGCAAGCAGTTCGTAATTGTATCCTGCCTCATCCAGTGTTTCAAAGAATCCTGCTTTTCGGAGCGTTGTATGGGTATAACCATTGCTCCCTTCCAGATAGCACATGTTTAATGTTTCCGAATCATCTACATTCTCGATCAGATACTCTGCCTGCAGCTGTCCTGACAGATAATGGTCTGACCCGATAAAGAAGTGATCTTCCTCTGCACAGTTCGGCTCGGCCGTGATATTGATGATCGGAATACCGGCTTCCTGAGCAAGGCCGCAGACAGCCACGTCGCCGTCTGAGTCAACAGGTGTCAGCAGGACAGCATCCACTCCCTGTGTGATAAAGTTTTCCATAAGTTCCATCTGTGTATTGACATCATTCTTTCCGTCCGCAACATTCAGTGTCACATTCGGATAATTTTCTTTTGTGTAATTTTCTACCTCTTCCTGTACTTTTGCACAGAATGTATCCGTAAAGCTCATCGTAATATATCCCCAGGTGAATGTTTCGTCTCCGTTAACCGAATACGTTCTGGCAAGTTCCTGTTCCCAGTCGAGTAAATCCGCTGCCGGTGCTTCGGTCTTCTCCTCACTCTCTTTTGCTTCTTCCGTCTCCGCCGGAGCCGGCGCATCTGTTGTGTCTGCCGCCTCTTTCTGTCCGCACCCAAACATGGAGACTGCCATCATTGCCGT
This window encodes:
- a CDS encoding sugar ABC transporter substrate-binding protein; translation: MRKRLLAIGITAMMAVSMFGCGQKEAADTTDAPAPAETEEAKESEEKTEAPAADLLDWEQELARTYSVNGDETFTWGYITMSFTDTFCAKVQEEVENYTKENYPNVTLNVADGKNDVNTQMELMENFITQGVDAVLLTPVDSDGDVAVCGLAQEAGIPIINITAEPNCAEEDHFFIGSDHYLSGQLQAEYLIENVDDSETLNMCYLEGSNGYTHTTLRKAGFFETLDEAGYNYELLASLEGEYLRDKAMDITEDWMVQYGDKIDVIVAANDEMAMGALQAEQAAGVTGIINCGIDANDDARKAVSEGTFGCTVFQNAVKQGQWGAIAAYSACASDLQPEFIEIPYELVTKDNLADYQ